A region from the Branchiostoma lanceolatum isolate klBraLanc5 chromosome 2, klBraLanc5.hap2, whole genome shotgun sequence genome encodes:
- the LOC136428642 gene encoding pro-cathepsin H-like: MARLFLLALVGFSAIFDLSTSVPVASREDFHLWVKNNGKTYHDEKEFDRRFAIFLQNAEEVAAHNAGGHSYELELNKYADLTFEEFRDTYLMTTPQNCSATGERKPRVPSRAGPVPVKKDWRDRPGVVSAVKDQGHCGSCWTFSATGCLESVTAIAFGAPMNLSEQQLVGCAQGFNNHGCEGGLPSQAWEYVMWAQGIESEKDYPYTGKDGKCMFNSSKTVAYVRDVVNITQGDEDAIHQAVGTLNPVSIAYQVVTGFQHYKKGVYSSKVCHHDQQHVNHAVLVVGYGEDESGVPYWIVKNSWGPKWGMDGYFWIERNKNMCGLAECAAYPLPPDDK; this comes from the exons ATGGCACGCCTCTTCCTACTCGCTTTGGTCGGATTTAGTGCCATCTTCGACTTATCCACGTCCGTACCAGTGGCCAGTCGAGAAGACTTTCACCTGTGGGTGAAGAACAACGGAAAGACGTACCACGACGAGAAGGAGTTCGATCGCAGGTTTGCAATCTTCTTGCAGAACGCCGAGGAAGTGGCCGCTCACAATGCAGGAGGCCACTCCTACGAGCTCGAGCTCAACAAGTATGCCGACCTGACGTTCGAG GAATTTCGGGATACGTACCTGATGACGACACCTCAGAACTGCTCGGCCACAGGGGAGAGGAAGCCGAGGGTCCCGTCCCGGGCCGGTCCCGTCCCGGTGAAGAAGGACTGGCGGGACAGACCCGGGGTGGTGTCCGCGGTGAAGGACCAGGGCCACTGCGGGTCCTGCTGGACGTTCTCTGCAACAG GTTGTCTTGAGTCGGTGACCGCCATCGCGTTCGGTGCCCCCATGAACCTGTCTGAGCAGCAGCTTGTCGGCTGTGCTCAGGGCTTCAACAACCACGGCTGTGAGGGCGGCCTGCCGTCTCAGGCTTGGGAGTACGTCAT GTGGGCCCAGGGTATTGAAAGCGAGAAGGACTACCCTTACACCGGTAAGGATGGCAAATGCATGTTCAACAGCAGCAAGACTGTTGCTTACGTCAGAGATGTCGTCAACATCACACAGGGAGACGAGGACGCAATCCATCAG GCAGTCGGCACGTTGAATCCTGTCAGCATCGCTTACCAGGTTGTTACTGGCTTCCAGCATTACAAGAAGGGCGTGTACTCCAGCAAAGTGTGTCACCACGACCAGCAACACGTCAATCACGCGGTACTGGTCGTGGGGTACGGAGAAGATGAATCAG GTGTTCCCTATTGGATTGTGAAGAATTCCTGGGGACCCAAGTGGGGCATGGACGGCTACTTCTGGATCGAGCGCAACAAGAACATGTGTGGGCTGGCGGAGTGCGCCGCTTACCCGCTGCCTCCGGACGACAAGTGA